A DNA window from Arachis duranensis cultivar V14167 chromosome 3, aradu.V14167.gnm2.J7QH, whole genome shotgun sequence contains the following coding sequences:
- the LOC107477639 gene encoding uncharacterized protein LOC107477639, with translation MAERKVVIVGGGVAGAILAYTLQHQASVTFIDPKEYFEIPWAGLRALVEPSFAERILINHRDYFKKGELVVSSAASISETEVVTQDGTHVAYDYLVIATGHSEPLPKTRAQRLDQYKAGNEKIKSSNSILIVGGGPTGVELAAEIAVDFPEKKVTIVHKGSRLLEYIGTKASRKTLKWLKSKKVDVKLEQSVELDNDNNSAEGNKTYQTSGGETIEADSHFECIGKPVGSAWLRETILKDDLDDEGRIKVDEHLRVKGKTNIFAIGDITDIKEIKQGMFASAQGVLVAKNLKVLIEGSGKEPKLGTYKAQAPMSIVSLGRKHGVAQFPFMTILGRFPGMIKSGDLFVGKKRKELGLAP, from the exons atggCTGAGAGGAAAGTTGTGATAGTAGGTGGTGGTGTTGCTGGTGCTATTCTTGCATATACTCTTCAGCATCAAGCTAGTGTCACTTTTATTGATCC AAAGGAGTATTTTGAGATTCCATGGGCTGGGTTGAGAGCATTGGTGGAACCATCATTTGCAGAGAGGATATTGATCAACCACAGAGATTACTTCAAGAAAGGTGAGCTTGTTGTGTCCTCTGCTGCCTCAATTTCTGAAACAGAAGTTGTCACACAAGATGGCACCCATGTTGCCTATGACTACCTTGTTATTGCCACTGGCCACTCAGAACCTCTCCCCAAAACCAGGGCTCAAAGACTTGACCAATACAAAGCAG GAAATGAAAAGATAAAGTCCTCAAACTCAATCTTGATTGTTGGTGGAGGTCCAACAGGGGTGGAGCTGGCGGCCGAGATCGCCGTTGATTTCCCAGAGAAGAAGGTGACCATAGTCCACAAAGGATCAAGGTTGCTAGAATACATTGGTACAAAAGCTTCAAGGAAGACACTGAAGTGGCTCAAATCAAAGAAAGTTGATGTGAAATTGGAACAATCTGTGGAGTTGGATAATGATAACAACTCTGCAGAAGGAAATAAGACATACCAAACTTCAGGTGGTGAGACAATAGAAGCAGATTCCCATTTTGAGTGTATAGGGAAACCTGTTGGTTCTGCATGGCTCAGAGAAACTATATTGAAGGATGATTTGGATGATGAAGGAAGGATCAAAGTTGATGAACACTTGAGAGTTAAGGGAAAGACCAACATTTTTGCAATTGGAGATATTACAGATATCAAA GAAATCAAACAAGGGATGTTTGCAAGTGCTCAAGGTGTATTAGTTGCCAAGAACTTGAAGGTGTTGATAGAAGGAAGTGGCAAAGAACCTAAATTGGGAACATACAAGGCACAAGCACCAATGTCCATAGTTTCACTTGGAAGGAAACATGGGGTTGCTCAGTTTCCATTCATGACAATTCTTGGAAGGTTCCCTGGCATGATCAAATCAGGGGACTTGTTTGTTggtaaaaaaagaaaggaattagGACTTGCAccctaa
- the LOC107477638 gene encoding uncharacterized protein LOC107477638 → METGKRVIIIGGGVAGSLLAKSIQFHAYVTLIDPKEYFEIPWACLRAMVEPPFAERTLINHAEYLTNAKIIVSSAVNVTDTEVFTADGHQIVYDYLVIATGHSDPVPKSRTERLNEYTKENEKIKSARSILIVGGGPTGVELAGEIAVDFPDKKLTLVHKGTRLMEFIGAKASDKALKWLKSKNVEVKLEQSVDLNSAVDGGQHRIYQTSLGETIEADCHFLCVGKPLATAWLRETVLKNDLDHQGRIKVDEYLRVKGQDNIFAIGDITDVPEIKQGFLAHKQAEMVAKNLKLTMEAGTECRNRMDTYKPHSALAIVSLGRKEAVAQLPFMTMSGRIPGIIKSGDLFVGKTRKQMGLNP, encoded by the exons ATGGAAACGGGAAAGAGAGTGATCATCATCGGAGGTGGCGTTGCTGGTTCCCTCCTCGCTAAATCCATCCAATTCCATGCCTATGTCACTCTCATTGATCC GAAGGAGTATTTTGAGATTCCATGGGCATGCTTGAGGGCAATGGTTGAGCCACCCTTTGCAGAGAGGACGTTGATCAACCATGCAGAGTACCTCACCAATGCCAAAATTATTGTATCCAGTGCTGTCAATGTAACCGACACGGAAGTGTTTACTGCCGATGGCCACCAGATTGTCTATGACTATCTTGTTATTGCCACTGGCCATTCAGATCCTGTCCCTAAGTCTAGGACTGAAAGACTTAACGAGTACACGAAAG AAAATGAGAAGATAAAATCTGCTCGCTCCATTCTGATTGTTGGAGGAGGTCCCACTGGTGTGGAACTTGCAGGAGAGATAGCAGTTGATTTTCCGGATAAGAAGCTTACGCTAGTGCATAAGGGAACAAGGCTAATGGAATTTATAGGGGCAAAAGCTTCTGATAAGGCTCTCAAATGGTTGAAATCGAAGAATGTCGAGGTAAAACTTGAGCAATCAGTTGATCTGAACTCTGCTGTGGATGGAGGACAACACAGGATTTATCAAACTTCTCTCGGAGAGACCATTGAGGCAGATTGTCATTTCTTATGCGTAGGGAAACCGCTTGCTACAGCATGGCTTAGGGAAACTGTGTTGAAAAATGACTTGGACCATCAAGGAAGGATTAAGGTAGACGAATATCTGAGAGTGAAGGGTCAGGACAACATTTTTGCAATCGGGGATATTACAGATGTTCCG GAAATCAAGCAGGGGTTTTTGGCACATAAGCAAGCCGAAATGGTAGCAAAGAACTTGAAGCTAACAATGGAGGCAGGAACAGAATGTAGGAATAGGATGGATACTTACAAGCCGCATTCGGCATTGGCAATCGTCTCACTTGGGCGGAAAGAAGCGGTGGCACAACTTCCCTTCATGACAATGAGTGGAAGAATCCCTGGCATTATCAAGTCTGGAGACTTATTTGTaggtaaaacaagaaaacagATGGGACTCAATCCTTAA
- the LOC107477675 gene encoding uncharacterized protein LOC107477675 translates to MALATNVSAQISSIPMLNSSNFKVWKDTVEIVLGCMNLDTTLREEKPTSTPENLNEVKIEKWERSNRMSIMIMKRSIPEAFRCSITEDKYAKQFLKDVEKFFTKNFSAHMALSSQYKRKRDTTADAPSQQKKG, encoded by the coding sequence ATGGCTTTAGCTACCAATGTTTCTGCACAAATTAGCAGTATTCCTATGCTGAATAgttcaaactttaaagtttggaaAGATACCGTGGAGATTGTCCTCGGTTGTATGAATCTAGATACAACTCTTCGAGAGGAGAAACCCACTTCCACTCCAGAAAATCTTAATGAGGTTAAAATAGAGAAGTGGGAGAGATCCAATCGAATGAGCATTATGATCATGAAACGCTCAATTCCTGAGGCATTTCGGTGCTCAATTACTGAGGATAAATATGCCAAACAGTTCTTAAAGGATGTTGAGAAATTCTTTACTAAGAACTTCAGTGCTCACATGGCTTTATCTTCTCAGTATAAAAGAAAGCGTGATACTACTGCGGATGCGCCTTCTCAGCAGAAAAAAGGCTAA